In Centropristis striata isolate RG_2023a ecotype Rhode Island chromosome 8, C.striata_1.0, whole genome shotgun sequence, the genomic window gttgtgttCATGAAATtgcttttgacttttttcttcttcttcgtgcTGTCATGAGTCAAACAACTGATCAATTAATGTCCATGATGTCCCAATTAAAGGCCAGAGGAAagttctccatctctctgtggaAGACCTTGTCAAACCTCTCATTCTGGGCCGCAGTGAAGTGGTTCTTCCAGTCCCCGACGGTTCCTGATGTGCACACAGGACAtgagaggaaaaggaaaaggttGAAGTCAGTCACTCTGCAATGTattatttctgtgtgtattATGTGCATTCCTGCAGTTTTCTGGtacttattactttatttttgtgttgtacCCTCTTTACGTCAACCATCTCGTCTACATCTGCTATGTCCAGAATGCTGGTCAGTATAACGAGATAAATATATATCCTACTTccatatactgccctacaaagcctaactacatttttggttgaaattgagttataacattaaagttaaacacaaaacaaaatttgtagccttgtatttcttcattgtgttgaataatgaaaacaagaatattagaaattataagtttatttgatagggaaattaatatctagatagtgattaagtaaaaagtgagataaaattacattaagactaaaatataacattactttataatatttagtctaaaatacacaaatctgtgaatagagttgttaaacacttttaaatacacttatagcAAAATCaagttgaaaatgttaatttactgaaaataaaatataaaagatgaaagaagacaacaacattgtagttactgcatcgTGTGTTTGCATTACTATCAGAACCtcttacagcaaaaccagagtgcggTAACTACAacggtcaaataaatcgtcatgattttttagcataaaaactaCATCATCAAAACATATAGAAAAATAAGTGTCATTTCACTTACCTTCccataacccatttggctgaccagttaaaaaactttaaagcagtttttctcagttttaccctttgcgtagttgcagttaggctttgtagggcagtatagtctATTGAAATACTGCACTGTGTACACTGTGTATTACATGTAATGTGTATCACTGTGTATACACTGGGTATATTTGACATAGTTCGTACACCTTTTCCaaggtcaaattcaagcacttttcaagcactttcaaggtccattttcaagcttttccagcatattacagctgtggtaaataACATATTTCTTCGAAAAATACTTactgaaaatgattattttacgTTTTCATTCCAACTAATTATACTTCTATTGTATAGGATTTTGTTGTTAAAGAAATGCAGATATAATTTTAAGCACTTTatcaaaattcaagcacttttcaaaccttgaaaacacaacattaaaattcaagcattttcaagggttTCAAGCACCTGTACAAACCCTGATTTGAGTATACAAGCAATTAATGACAAGTGTGACTGTCCAAAATCGGAGTGACCGCATTGTGTCTGTTTAAGAAATATGATGtggacagaaataaacatgcatGGAAGATGCTGCCTGTTTTCTCACCCAACTTCTTGTAACATAACGAGCCAATTTTCtttaatgtcacatttaaaaatttcgCTTCGACTTAAATAGAAGAACAGCTACTGAGGCAGTTAACACTCTTACCTTTCCTCATGAATGTTCCCTGGTGGTGGCTGAGCAGGTCACCTGGCACCTGCTCATAATTGGCCTGAGGGATCTTCTTCATGTTGTTGAAGGTGCTGTGTTTCACCACATTGGCCAGCTGCTCATCAGTCAGCTCTTTACCCAGGAACAAGGAGATCCTCTCCACTGCTGACTGCAGGtcctggacacaaacacagcagcataaacatgtattttcacaGAGTTAACACAAGCCTACAGCATATGATGTGAAATAACTTCAGCTTACTTTAATCATTTCTTCATAAGTGATGAACAGCATGTCCATGTCATTCTTGTGTGAGTACCAAGTCTTAACGTGCTCAAACCAGCTGCCCCCAaacactgcaatatataatgcaCAGTGTTACCAGCTCCCTGCCGACACTGATCTTGAGCTGCACTACTGGCAAAATACCACATGTTATATCATATAAATAATCACTTTCTCTGTTCAAACATTATGTCATGAGTGACAGGAGACAACTCACCGTCTCCTCTGATGAATTTCTCAAAAAAGTCGTTGAAATCCTTGGGAGTTTCCAACATGTTTGCAAGCTTATGGAAGTAAAAGTAAGACACAAGGACATCTTTGGGGTTTCTTGCCACGTAGATCACCTAACAGAGACACAGTGAACAGTGCAACACGCTATTCTGTTTATTGAGCACTTGTATTTTAAAGCTGTAATAGACACATTATGAAACATAGTAAATTCTACATTATCAGTGTATCAGTGTGTAACTGCACTGTGTGTTCATGCCAAAACCCCTCTTGGGCCTCAATTTGGCCTCTCAGTGTTGATGGGATAATCTGGGTGTGTGCCATTTCCTGCAGTTACAGGCCAGGAAGTCACAAGACCAACTacaacaaacaacagagaagcagcaAGACTGACTGAACCACATGATCAGGGTTTCTGTTTAGCTGCAGCATAAcagtccaacacacacacacatacacacgcacgcacacgcacacacacacacacacacacacacacacacacacacacacacacacagcagctggaGAGATTTCCAAGAATCCTGCTGCAGATATTCATGGACACCGGAGGTTGAATCTGACCCACCATCAGGCCCAGACTGACACTTGCGCATGGGGTTGGGTATTGTTTGGAATTTCATATGATACAATACATGTAATAtaattagggttgcaaaattatgggaattttcaaagttggaaactttccttgggaattaacaggaatttatgggaataaactgaaATAACCAGGGAATTTACTAAATTGAAGGTTTGCCCTTTGACAGGGAGCTTgaatatagttggggaaataTGTTTTGGAATAATCtagactaaaacaaccagatttcatgcaagtacagtTTAAtttctgctattcctcaatcacatgcacatatcacactgcttactgcagggctacaGAAGCCACGCCCCTTAgcgaggccacgccccctacatgcactttaccttcctccatcacatgttcaattaatTTACAACAGTTACATGTTGAATTGGATAATTTTAGAGGAAGAGGGGCTCTTTCCATTTAATATGTTGAATGGGACTtcttggggatttttttttggcggatgaataataaaataataaaaataattcaataaaataattaaaacttgatacagttctacttacaaataaatctgttgaaatgtcatgttttttatatttccaaaattctcCAGCTTAACTTTCCAAGTTTCTGGAAATAtactggaaatttactggacattttccacccctttgcaaccctaaatACAAGAAGTATACAATGTGATGTGCTAGTGTTTGATACCCTGGATAGACTGTGTTTCAACCCAGTGATACCCAGCCCCAAAATCTTTTATGCAGATTGCTATGTAGAAGAATCTTTATCTTGAGCAGCTGAATGTGatgatttgttttctttaagtcCCCCTATCTCATATTTATAAGCAGTGATTTAATGGTTTATGATGGACTATGTTGTATTTTAAGTGGATATAAGtgctattatttatattatcattatcacaAATGTAGTAATAATTACAACTCCTCGTGTGGAAAAGTAGAGCGGCTGTATAAACAGATGGTGAATGATGATATAgtaaatcatgtaaaatgtaataatgaaaaatatgtcTGCAAACGAgagatattttaattataactgTTTTTATATCTGTGTACAATGGCATTATAATTCGTTACAAACCATGTATAACATGTGTGTATACAGCATATAAATACTCAGTAGGGGGAGCTATAGAGTTTTCAGTGTGTAGGTGCAGTGGAGCTGTCAGAGAGCTTACCTTGCCCTTCTGGCTCAGAGCAGAAGGCATAAAGTGGAGCTGTAGATGGGTGACCCTCAGCCTGGGGGACGGGGCCGTGATAAACATCTGCCTGTTGCCATTCACCTCAATCCAGGGGATGAGATCAGCGTTGGAGTGGTTGTTGAGGTGATTGATGGTTGTCAGATCTCCCTTTGCCTCGAGGAGCAGCAGGATCTGCTGCATCCAGATGGTTCCTGTCAGACAGAGCAGAGCAGGCAGGTCATTTTCCAGCTCCAGACTCTGTGTACAGCAGCAATTAGGtcaaccctgtgtgtgtgtgtgtgtgtgtgtgtgtgtgtgtgtgtgagcacaccTCTCCTGTTCTCTGACGAGCTTTGTCCTGACTGAGCGTTTTCACAACACACACTTGTCTGGCTGATCATTTGATACCCTGCTCTCTGCTGAAATCAATTTGCTACACACAAAAGAGCAGGGCATTCATGTGCACATACTAATCAGATCTGTTTCTTCCTCTGAGCCCAGAGCTCCAAGAAGCACACTGACCTGAAGTGCACTCCCACTGCAGGGCTCCCCGTCGGTACTGTCCTCAGTCTCACCTGATTTGGGGTATGTGACGACAAACACATCAGAGTCTCTGATCTCCAGGTTGTAAATCTGGTCCACATCATCTGGATCATGAGTCCCGTGGATCAACTTGAAACCTCTGTGTGTCACCAGTTCATGAGTCTTGGCATCATTTAAGTCCATGATAgctaaagcaaaataaaatgcgCACACGTGGCTCCTTAAGGCTCGAGAAATATATTAACAACACCTTTACGCTGGTAGGCTATCACTTCTTCTATCATCACTTGTCCGCAGACATTCTAAAAGTGTGCAAAAGTGGAAAATGATTAACAAGACAAGACGCTAAAAGTCATAATGGCCAAGTAGAGTACATTCAGTCCTAACATGCTGCGTACCTGCTCTGCTCGCTCTTCTGTCCGCTGCTGAATGAACCTCGTCCACTCAGTGTGTTTACTATGCTCCCCTCTGTCCTCCCATCAGCATGACCTGGTATCAACCCACTTAATTGCTATAAATACGTTCCTGTGGTCCCTCCTCCTTCCGTCTGATGAAAACTCGAGATGCGCGCGTTGTTGCGCATTGAGGGAAAAAACATCCCAGAGTACAAACAGAGAGCTTTCCTTTCTCAGCGCGCCTCAGCAGCTCACCTCAGCCAATACTCACACTACAAAGGGGCGTGGGTCACTACAGAAGATTGATAGATGAAGACCCTCGAAAGTGCTTA contains:
- the LOC131976984 gene encoding amine sulfotransferase-like, giving the protein MDLNDAKTHELVTHRGFKLIHGTHDPDDVDQIYNLEIRDSDVFVVTYPKSGTIWMQQILLLLEAKGDLTTINHLNNHSNADLIPWIEVNGNRQMFITAPSPRLRVTHLQLHFMPSALSQKGKVIYVARNPKDVLVSYFYFHKLANMLETPKDFNDFFEKFIRGDVFGGSWFEHVKTWYSHKNDMDMLFITYEEMIKDLQSAVERISLFLGKELTDEQLANVVKHSTFNNMKKIPQANYEQVPGDLLSHHQGTFMRKGTVGDWKNHFTAAQNERFDKVFHREMENFPLAFNWDIMDIN